The Candidatus Denitrolinea symbiosum DNA window TCGGGACGACCGTCTTTGGTCTCGACGACGAAGTGTTCGAGCGCCCGATGGCCGAATATAAGGAGGAGCGCGGCTATCAACTCGATACTGAAATGACCGCGGGGGACTGGAAGGCGCTGGTCGGCGTTTTTAAGGAAGTTTACCGAAAAGCCGTCGGCGAGGATTTTCCGCAAGACGTTTACAAGCAGCTCGAACTGGCGACCAAAGCCGTGTTCGAATCGTGGATGGGCAAACGCGCCATTGATTACCGCCGCGCGACGAACATCCCCGACGACCTCGGCACGGCCGTCAACATTCAAACCATGGTCTTTGGCAACATGGGCTTCGACTCCGGGACGGGCGTCGCCTTCACGCGCAACCCTTCGACGGGCGAAAAGAAGATGATGGGCGAGTATATGCTCAACGCGCAGGGCGAGGACGTGGTGGCGGGCATCCGCACCGCCGACCCGATCGCCAACATGCGCGAACACCTGCCCAAAGCCTATGACGAGTTCATGAAGATCACTGGCCGTCTCGAAAAACATTATCAAGACATGCAGGACGTGGAGTTCACCATCGAGCGCGGCAAGCTGTGGATGCTCCAAACCCGCAACGGGAAACGCACCGCCAAGGCCGCCGTCGCGATCGCGGTGGCGATGGCGAAAGAGGGACTCATCACGCGGGAAGAGGCGGTCAAGCGCGTCACGCCCGAAGATGTGGACACGCTGCTCCATCCGCAGTTCGACGACGCGGCCCGCAAGAAGTCCGAGGTGATTGCCAAGGGCGTCAACGCCTCGCCGGGCGCGGCCGTCGGTCAGATCTATTTCGACGCGGATACCGCCGAAAAGATGGCGAAGGAACACGGGCAGGAAGTCATCATGGTGCGCCCGTTCACCAAACCCGACGACGTCCACGGGATGATCGCCTCGAAGGGTATCCTGACGAGCGAGGGCGGCGCGACCAGCCACGCGGCGGTGGTGGCGCGGCAGTTCGGCATCCCCGCGGTGGTCGGCGCGTCGGCGCTTAAGATAAACGTGGAGAAGCGCCAGATGTCGGTCAACGGAAGAATTTTCAGGGAGGGCGAGTGGCTTTCGGTGGACGGGACCACGGGCGAGGTCTTCCTCGGAAAGATCCCCACTGTGACGCCTTCCATCGAAGAGCAGACCGAGTTGCTGACCCTGCTCGGCTGGGCGGATAAGATCGCCCGCCTGCAAGTGTGGGCGAACGCGGATTATCCGAAGGACGCCCGCCGCGCCCGTTCGTACGGGGCGAAGGGCATCGGTCTTTGCCGCACGGAGCATATGTTCTTCGAACCCGAGCGCCTGCCCATCGTTCAGGATATGATCCTGTCCGAGTCCAGCGCGGGACGCACTGCGGCGCTGGATAAACTGCTGCCATATCAGCGCAAGGACTTCGACGGGCTGTTCGAGGCGATGGACGGCCTGCCCGTCATCATCCGCCTGATCGACCCGCCGCTGCACGAGTTCATGCCCGACGAAGAGAAATTGCTCGAAGAAGTGGTCGAGATGCGCGTGCGCGGCATCACGGACGGGTTGGACGAAAAAGAGAAACTGCTGGCCGCCGTCCGATCGCTGCACGAGTCGAACCCGATGATGGGACTGCGCGGCGTGCGGCTGAGCATTGACATGCCCGAGATCGTGGAGATGCAGGTGCGCGCCATCTTCGAGGCCGCCGCCGACTGCGCCCTGCGCGGCATCGTCGTCCATCCCGAAGTGATGATCCCGCTGACGGGGACGGTGAAGGAATTGGAGTGGATCCAGCCGCGTCTCGAACGCATCGCCGCGGCGGTGATGTCGGAGAAGAAGGTCAAGTTCAAATATAAGTTCGGGACGATGGTCGAAATCCCGCGCGCCGCGGTCACTGCGGCGGAGATCGCCACGCACGCGCAGTTCTTCTCCTTCGGCACCAACGACCTGACGCAGATGACCTTCGGTTACTCGCGCGACGACGCCGAACGCAACTTCCTCGTCACGTACGTGGAGCAGGGCATCCTGCCGAAGAATCCCTTCCAGACGCTCGACCGCGACGGCGTGGGCATGTTGATGAAATGGGCCGTGGACGAGGGCCGCAAGACGCGTCCGAATCTCGAAGTGGGCATCTGCGGCGAACACGGCGGCGATCCCGACTCCATCGAGTGGTGTCACATCATCGGAAACAACTATGTCTCCTGCTCGCCGTTCCGCGTGCCGATCGCGAGACTGGCGGCCGCGCACGCGGCGTTGAAGCATCGCCCCGAACCTGTGAAGAAGGCGGCGAAAAAGAAGCCCGCCGCGAAGAAGACGGCGAAGAAGAAGTAGCGAAAATTCAGAACCCAGGTTTTTCACAGGAACCTGGGTTCTGCGCGATCACGGCCTCGGGACAAACTGTCCGCGAGGCCGTTTCTGATTGAATTCGGCAAACCTACGCCACCAATCGAGACAAAATATTTTCGGGAACGAGCGCCTTCAATTTAGGATACGCTTCTAAAATCCGCGCAACATCAGCCAGGTCTTTTTGACGTTTGCTTGCCCTGCGGTCGGGGTCTTGGATAGCCCAGATTTTTCCCTGCAAGATGTCTTCGAGACGGGCGACAGGCATATCCAGCCCCAGGACTTCCCTGCGGCTGGCGCGCTCGGCAAACTCGCCATAACGCGCGTCGGTCTGGATTTGAATCCGCAGGTCGGAATCGGGCAGTTCGATGTTCAGGCTGTGAGGGAAGCGGATCACTTTGTATTGCGCGGCAAGCAGGGACTCGATTTGTTCCGCTTGCGCTGTCGCGACTGCCAGATCCAGGTCGAGGCTGACGAGAGGGTCAACATAGGCATTGACGCCTTGTCCGCCGATAACGCAAAAGCGAATCCCGCTCTCTTCCAGCATGACTAGAAAAGATTCCAGGCGATTGGCCTTATCCATGATGATCACCTTCCAGAAATCGAGCGCTTGCATGGTCTCTCCGTTACGATGCGTTGATTATAATCCAGCCCTGAAAGGACAACGGCCTCGGGACAAAATGTCCGCGAGGCCGTTGTTGCTCTCAGTTCGGGAGGGGCACATTGGAAAATTGACATATAATTCCAGCGGACAACTTCCCCATGCCAAACTCAATCTCTCGTGCCTCTCTGCTGGATCTCCTAGGCGGACGCCGCCAGGCGGACATCCCCGCTTTTAGCGGGCTGCTCCACGTCACCGCGGCGGGACTGGCCCGCGAGGGACTCGCCTGGCGCGAGGTCCATCGCGACGCGGGGAAGATGGCGCGCGCCGCGGCGAACACTTTCAAATTGACGGGTCTGCCCTCGGTCACGCTGCCGCTGGATTTCACCGCTCCCGCCGAAATGCTGGGCGCGGAACTGGTCTTCTACGCGGAGGACGAATTTCAGTTCCCGCAGGTGAAAAGGCCGCTGGTCGAAAGCGCGAGAGAGATAGCGAAGATGGAAAGCGGCGCGGGCAGGCTGCCGATCATCCTGGAGGCGATCCGCCTCGCAAAAGAAGACGTCGGCCGCGCAGCCGTCATTTCGGGACTGCTCCCCGGGCCGTACACTTTGCTGCTTTACCTGTGTAACCCGGCGAAATTATTTACCGAGATGAAGAAAGACGCCCAGCCGGTCATCGAGGCGCTCTTTCATCTTTCCGCTTTCCTTGCTGGAATTGGCCGGGCCTACCGCGAGGCGGGCGCGGACTTTGTGACCGTCCACGAGATGGGCGGCTCGCCGGGCTTCCTCGGGCCGACGCGGTACGCGCAATTCGTCCACCCCGCGCTGCGGGAATTGATCGCGGGATTGCCCGCGCCGCGCGTCCTCTCTGTGTGCGGGGACGCGACCCGCTCGCTGGATCTGCTGGACGAGACCGGCGCGGAAGCCGTCTCGCTCGACCAGACGGTGGACCTGTCGGCGGCGCGCGCCTCCCTGAAGCGGACGCTGCTCTTCGGCAGCCTCGACCCCGTGCGGACGCTTTGGAGGGGGGACGAGGCCGCGGTCCGGGAGGCCGCTCGAAGGTCGCGCGAGGCGGGCGTGGACGCGGTCTGGCCGGGCTGCGATCTCGTCCTCCAAACGCCGCTGGAGAATCTCCGCGCTTTGACAGACAGTCGGAAAGAACGATGTATAATTCCGCCACTTCAATTTTCGGAGCAGGAATGACCCCAAAATTATCAGGCAACCAGATCCGCCAAACGTTCATTGATTTTTTCGTCGAGCGGGGACACACCGCCGTCCCGTCCATGTCGCTCGTCCCGGGCGGGGATTCCACGCTGCTCTTCACCAACTCGGGCATGGTGCAGTTCAAGGATGTCTTCCTCGGCACGGACAAGAAGCCTTACACACGAGCCGTCGACTCGCAGAAGTGTATGCGCGTG harbors:
- a CDS encoding pyruvate, phosphate dikinase, encoding MKKWVYLFNEVNEVEKKAGSSWDSVKSLLGGKGAGLFDMTRTGVPVPPGFTVTTEACNEFRKAGKFPSGQWKQMLDAMKQVERKTGKKFGHPSNPLLVSCRSGAKFSMPGMMNTILNIGLNDAVVEGLAHLSGDPRFAWDSYRRVIEMFGTTVFGLDDEVFERPMAEYKEERGYQLDTEMTAGDWKALVGVFKEVYRKAVGEDFPQDVYKQLELATKAVFESWMGKRAIDYRRATNIPDDLGTAVNIQTMVFGNMGFDSGTGVAFTRNPSTGEKKMMGEYMLNAQGEDVVAGIRTADPIANMREHLPKAYDEFMKITGRLEKHYQDMQDVEFTIERGKLWMLQTRNGKRTAKAAVAIAVAMAKEGLITREEAVKRVTPEDVDTLLHPQFDDAARKKSEVIAKGVNASPGAAVGQIYFDADTAEKMAKEHGQEVIMVRPFTKPDDVHGMIASKGILTSEGGATSHAAVVARQFGIPAVVGASALKINVEKRQMSVNGRIFREGEWLSVDGTTGEVFLGKIPTVTPSIEEQTELLTLLGWADKIARLQVWANADYPKDARRARSYGAKGIGLCRTEHMFFEPERLPIVQDMILSESSAGRTAALDKLLPYQRKDFDGLFEAMDGLPVIIRLIDPPLHEFMPDEEKLLEEVVEMRVRGITDGLDEKEKLLAAVRSLHESNPMMGLRGVRLSIDMPEIVEMQVRAIFEAAADCALRGIVVHPEVMIPLTGTVKELEWIQPRLERIAAAVMSEKKVKFKYKFGTMVEIPRAAVTAAEIATHAQFFSFGTNDLTQMTFGYSRDDAERNFLVTYVEQGILPKNPFQTLDRDGVGMLMKWAVDEGRKTRPNLEVGICGEHGGDPDSIEWCHIIGNNYVSCSPFRVPIARLAAAHAALKHRPEPVKKAAKKKPAAKKTAKKK
- a CDS encoding methylcobamide--CoM methyltransferase: MPNSISRASLLDLLGGRRQADIPAFSGLLHVTAAGLAREGLAWREVHRDAGKMARAAANTFKLTGLPSVTLPLDFTAPAEMLGAELVFYAEDEFQFPQVKRPLVESAREIAKMESGAGRLPIILEAIRLAKEDVGRAAVISGLLPGPYTLLLYLCNPAKLFTEMKKDAQPVIEALFHLSAFLAGIGRAYREAGADFVTVHEMGGSPGFLGPTRYAQFVHPALRELIAGLPAPRVLSVCGDATRSLDLLDETGAEAVSLDQTVDLSAARASLKRTLLFGSLDPVRTLWRGDEAAVREAARRSREAGVDAVWPGCDLVLQTPLENLRALTDSRKERCIIPPLQFSEQE